A section of the Festucalex cinctus isolate MCC-2025b chromosome 7, RoL_Fcin_1.0, whole genome shotgun sequence genome encodes:
- the LOC144022866 gene encoding uncharacterized protein LOC144022866 isoform X2 yields the protein MSHYTAGCILYGEREKLPQQSLRKYIHAETSTVYLVDPERNASELTASQAAAKRIREYFLMRRNCHAKTEWLDVKWKGGVMSHPEQKDGSSCGVIVVKMAKLLLEAFPVIPVMEFCTSKRAMQKERRCLALDILEASVFDEQDCCAMCATFKPPGEGPIIQWVSNQNIYRHLELW from the exons ATGAGCCATTACACTGCAGGTTGTATTCTGTATGGTGAAAGGGAGAAGCTGCCTCAACAAAGTTTGCGTAAG TACATACACGCAGAAACTAGCACAGTGTATCTGGTGGATCCAGAACGAAATGCTTCTGAGCTGACAGCCTCACAAGCTGCCGCTAAAAGAATACG GGAGTATTTCTTGATGAGGAGGAATTGCCATGCCAAAACAGAATGGCTGGATGTGAAATGGAAAGGGGGTGTAATGTCCCATCCAGAGCAAAAAGATGGAAGCAGCTGCGGTGTCATAGTGGTCAAG ATGGCAAAACTCCTATTGGAGGCGTTCCCAGTGATCCCTGTCATGGAATTCTGCACCTCCAAGAGAGCAATGCAGAAGGAAAGGAGATGTCTGGCTCTTGACATCCTTGAGGCCTCAG TCTTTGACGAACAAGATTGCTGTGCGATGTGTGCCACCTTTAAGCCACCAGGAGAAGGACCCATAATACAATGGGTGAGTAACCAAAATATTTATCGACATCTTGAGCTGTGGTAA
- the LOC144022866 gene encoding uncharacterized protein LOC144022866 isoform X1 — translation MQVIEGLLHVFAHTFNVKDAVYLMSHYTAGCILYGEREKLPQQSLRKYIHAETSTVYLVDPERNASELTASQAAAKRIREYFLMRRNCHAKTEWLDVKWKGGVMSHPEQKDGSSCGVIVVKMAKLLLEAFPVIPVMEFCTSKRAMQKERRCLALDILEASVFDEQDCCAMCATFKPPGEGPIIQWVSNQNIYRHLELW, via the exons GTCATTGAGGGCCTCCTCCATGTTTTTGCCCACACATTCAACGTGAAGGATGCAGTATATTTGATGAGCCATTACACTGCAGGTTGTATTCTGTATGGTGAAAGGGAGAAGCTGCCTCAACAAAGTTTGCGTAAG TACATACACGCAGAAACTAGCACAGTGTATCTGGTGGATCCAGAACGAAATGCTTCTGAGCTGACAGCCTCACAAGCTGCCGCTAAAAGAATACG GGAGTATTTCTTGATGAGGAGGAATTGCCATGCCAAAACAGAATGGCTGGATGTGAAATGGAAAGGGGGTGTAATGTCCCATCCAGAGCAAAAAGATGGAAGCAGCTGCGGTGTCATAGTGGTCAAG ATGGCAAAACTCCTATTGGAGGCGTTCCCAGTGATCCCTGTCATGGAATTCTGCACCTCCAAGAGAGCAATGCAGAAGGAAAGGAGATGTCTGGCTCTTGACATCCTTGAGGCCTCAG TCTTTGACGAACAAGATTGCTGTGCGATGTGTGCCACCTTTAAGCCACCAGGAGAAGGACCCATAATACAATGGGTGAGTAACCAAAATATTTATCGACATCTTGAGCTGTGGTAA